The genomic interval AATTGACCCTGAGAAATTTGCCTGGCCTTTGGGTTATTGCcatacaaataaacaaaagtcactctaaattgctttcCATATTAATAAAGCGGCCCGATGAATAATTCAACTTAACCAAAGACAAACCTGTTCCCGTTGTAAGTGTACGCTGAGCAAACTGTCTTTTGCATAAAAAGATGCACACGACCTATTAAGAAGGCACCATTGAGGAATACAAGTCAAACTAATAAAAGTATTCAGTTGCCGCAGCGTTGCCAGATTGGGTGACTAACATGGAAAGCAATTTAGATGGacttttatttatatgtatggcAATAACCCAAAGGCCAGGAAAATTTCTCAGGGTCAACTTGGCGGAGAAAATGGCCACCCTGGTCAGAAATGAACGGAGGGTTAGCAGGAAATGACTTTTGTGATTTATGTGCATGTTAATTagcttgaaagaaaaaaaactgataaaaGTGTCCTCCTACCATGTTCAGTTGCCGCCGCGTTGCCAGATTGGGTGGCTAATTCTCCTGTATTGGTGACGGTTGACATTGTTTGCGTCTCGTGTTCGCAGGTCGCCCGGCGTGAGAGGCGATGGAGAACGGGAGGAAggccacgccgccgccgccgccgccgtcgtgctgaaaagaaacaaaaaaaagacaagtcagAGAGTAAATAACTTTTCCTACAGACTAATAcacaaacgtgaaaaaaaaacatttgcacttTTCCTTCTCATTGTTGACATTTTACCTTCATACTTTGGATTGTTGGTGGTTTTGACGCAACTGATAAATAGAGTGGGAGAATACGTACGTTAAGTGGGCGCTTAAAAGGCTCAAAGGCACTTGGGGATGGGCGGAATGCGTCCTTTTTAGTCCGTTGTGAAATTTGGGAGTAAAGAGCTTGGCctaaggggagaaaaaaaagcagatttttTGTCAAAACGGTTCAAACTTACCTTAAGAGTTTTAGGGATTTTGAGCATTTTTGTTATTGCCCATCCAACGATGGACGCGTGTGAGATTTCAACGGTGACTCTTGACGTCGAATGGATCCCGTTGCACTGGAAAGAGATAAAAAAATTCCTATAAGTGACAATTTAGGCTGGAGAAAttgggagaaaaacaaaaaggcttTATCAGATTATAGCAATTATTCATGGGGAACCATCACTGTAgtatttgcttttttaaaaatatttacatagttttttttctattatggaGGTATTCTACACTATGTTTCTTCGCAAATCTTGAAAAGTTAAGCACTGAACAGTTACAAATATTGACTTACTTAAACGGAGTTCTGAAAATGGACTTGGTACAGAAATCTGAAGGAAAACAACAATCCAGAATGTGAACATTAAAATTTGCACGTACTGCGATTCCATGGAGACGTCGGCGATGCTTTGGAGATCCGTCTTTTGTCTGTAACTCCATCTAAAGTTGACCATAATAAAAAGTCATTACAACACAAAAAGAGCCGCCTGGTGTGAGTTTTTTCGTGCCAACCTTTTGGAATCTTAATTTGAAGGCGTCCGCCGAGTGTTTCCAGACCGGCCGGCGCAATCAGCGCTAATTCGAAGAGCGTCGTCTTCCCGAAGACAAGATTGCTCACGGGAGGCCACTTTTCTTTCCCTGGCAAACTCCCAAAATGTCTGTCATCTGTGGACAAGAACAGAACATGTTAGTTAGATCAGGTGGCCGgcgttaccgtattttctggcatattagccgcctctgaaaaagccgtaccctttaaaactgccttaaaatggttgaatttgacaatttctcgcgtataaacgGCCCCCTGACTCGcaattttaatagggagtacaaacgtGTTACCTATAAGAGAAATTCtttagaaaaatcatcaaagtcacgtgctatttctgagatttaTGAATTTATTGCTAGATTGCATATTCTTAAAGGGTGTTAcggcctgcacgtagacaaattgaaaaaggaagtcGTGTGAGCGGTACAactaggaagtgtgtccatagcggtctagtttaATTACCAGTAAAagttaagatggcggcgccctgagcgagcaatggcaggcacaaataacagtttttgtgccttttttgcaagaaacgtttttttcttaaatttcattcgtatatgttaaaattaatttcattaagccttttatctgtttatcttttgtctattttgaaagaaataatTGTATCGGCCGCATTATCTTGCGTTATTTCGTGTTTAGTctatttatgcgcatataagccttaccctcgattcagtcatcattttttgagcgacaaatttGGGCCTAAATTTCACTCAGAcgttaaaattaattttgtttagccttttatctgtttatctttcctctattttgaaagaaataatcgtatcggccgcattatcTTGCGTTATTTCGTGTTTAGTctatttatgcgcatataagccgtaccctcgattcagtcatcattttttgagcgacaaatttGGGcctacatgcgagaaaatacggtagcaaaAATAGCCTTTGGCTGAAATGCCTATTATGAACAATTCtcccaacaaaaaacaagtctgaaaaagccttacctGAAAAGATGCTTGTCTTCCAAGCAGCCATTTTGGATGTGGAAGACCCCGTTTTCATCTTGAAAAGTTGAGCCGCAAATCCAGTTGTTGGATTCTCCGACCGTTGCGGCTTTTGCGTTTGAAGCTGAAAGGCAATTAAAAAAGGTACAATCTCACAATCAAGGTTAATGGCTTCCATCCGCCaaggccccccccccccccccccccccccacgccgaCAAAGACGCGCTGTGTTTTGTGGGACGGCGAGGGGTGCGGTCCGAACTGGGACGCCAGCTGCGCTCCATCTGTCCAGTCCGCCACATGTGGCGCATTGGACGCGGCGGCCGCTTGAAAAGCACACGCCATTGGCCGATGACAGACTTGGACCGGAATGGGGAGCTGGCGACCCCGCGTCAAGTCCGCTTTATTTATCGAACTTCGATTCGCCACAGAACTCCGGCGCAAGCTAATGCTAATAAATAGCTGGTTGGTTTCCAAGTCTGACgacattttggaaatatttttcaaagtacTTTGACAGACTAAAATTGGAGCGTGTAAAAGAATGGACGCCTTTTCCACTTTTAGATCCAACGGAGAGCTGAAAAATAGTTTATCCCtaaaataacatattttctcgcatattagcctcctccgcgtataagcctcacccttaaaactgccttaaaatggttgaatttgaccatttgtcTCGTATAAAACGcttcctgattcacaattttcagctctatattgatggttttaatggggagtacatatgtcttactttgaagggaaaatcttgagaacaATAATTAAAGTgacgtggtatttttgagaaacgatacagacgctcccctacttacgaacgagttcggttccgagcgattgttcataagttgaatttgttcggaagttgctcagtgctatattttgtattataatttatgtttaaggcctatataagtatattgaaggtttatataagtgcatttgtatgtttaaggcttgtataagtaacatacattggtttgtactgaatttttttttttttataaaatgcagagaatacatacagtactgtatacattatagagagagagagagatttactagaaagtggccgaaagaagctatctaatgacaattgcagttttcttttttttcatcataaatgatccggtagcactgtatggcatcattcaattgatttgcaaactttgtgcaacgttcaatatttgggtcctgctgctcgatctttctgtttataaatggtactgacggtcgaaccattcaagttgtattcacgtgcaacgctcaccactctcacgcgcatcaagcttcgttattattgccactcgtttcaaatgaaatggcttgcctcttccttgcacctccctcaatagaagcctttcgcttttcaccaaccatattcaataatggatgcacgagatatttaatgatacaaatgaaaaaggttctttgcgcattggagatacgttcacgcacttctgcattgcaacgaactgggcagaggaaggtagatgctgggtgagctgagcgcttacagcgccaggcgtcgtcggtattagcggcgaaaagaagcactacacggaaaaaggcgcgcaatacgaacttacgaacatttttcgacataaatgcaatttgcagacatgttcgtatgtaccgttgttcgtaactcgaatgttcgtaagtaggggagcgtctgtaaatcgattgctggattgcatgTCGCCTGcacgaagacaaattgaaaaaggaagtcgggtgagcagtacaaccaggaagtgggtggagtttgtcatccctaggtaagatggcggcaccctgagcgagttATTTCACATTTTATACACGATAcgcttgatgtttttttaataaccgCATTGTCTTTGTCTCCCTGCAGTTTTGTGCACGTTTAATGAGCCAATCAGGTAAAATCTTCATTTAGTCTTTTAGTTTTGTGGCTGTTTTTGTCTTCTGCAAATAGTTTGTGACTTTCTTTTGCTATTTTTCCAAATCGTTGGATGCGCTTATTTTTGTAGCAGTAATTTTTCTCCTTGTTAAACTAATATTTAcacattattttttctctttaatagGACAATATTTGTGTAATTAGCTTTCTCATCTAGGAATCTTTTATTTTGGAGGCGAGATCTATTTATGTACGTctcaaagaaattcaatcaaattTTGCCATTTCGTAGGTGTTTTTTTGACGAGCTCacgtttttccctttttgttcGAAtactttttccatatttttcaaataactaGTAAGAGGATTTCTCCTAAATTctctttattttcaaaattctgTGTTCATTTTCTGCTCGTCAAGTCAGCTGTGGTGGTCTGGCGTGCGCATTGAAACGCTTAAAAAAGCACATGGGGTGCCGTGAGGAGTAATTGCAAAGGGCCATTAACAGCACATTTAGTCCGGGTTCGAACCCGCCCAGGGGTCACCCAGTTCACGGGGCCCGGCGGGAGGTCAGAGTTCATCTTCCAGACACGCCATGGTTTGGCGCAGGTGGCGAACAGAGTTTGCGGCGGCATTCATCTCATCTtgacgtgttttttttaaagcctacgCGGAGTCGGTTAGCATTtttcggtactcggtcgtttggtcgccggtcttttggtcgcccggaaggttattgataattaccatttaaatggttgctcaaattccctaaatacaaactgtgaattattatttagtcatgcttaatgccctagtcattattaggctaaagaaaagctccaaatttcccggactttgattgttttttgttggagaacttgttaagaccctgacgaactgacgtggcttcttaaagggacaacgcatgtacatacaaactcttatacactcatgaaactgctcatggcaattgttggcttttattgatgcggagaccgtgttgttttaccttgttttgtcgccggtcttttggtcgccggtcttttggtcgcccgttgttgcggtccgggcgaccaaaagacggcgaccaaaagtctggcgaccaaaagaccgacaccaaacgaccgcacacgcatttTTCTGTGCCGAGAGGCGTAGAGAAAGTCCTCCCAAATTGtctcatttttaaaaggagAAATTCCACAGTTGATCATAACAAGTGTCCACGTTTGGTTCTTCCTTCATCCGCATAGGCCACTTTTCCAGGAAATGCAGCGTTAGCGCTTCTAGCCGTCCGTGTACTTGGTCCAGGTCCCTAAGAAGCAAAGCAGACGTCCTGGAATCTTCCTCTTTCATTCCCTTTAGTCTTTTTCTTCGTACTTCCACTCGCATTGTGATTTCTCCGCTCCTCCCGTGTGTCAAGCGGGCTTTCAAAACATCAGTCGTCTTCGGCCAATTAGCACCGGCCTCCGATGAATTCATTCCGCTCATTCTGGCGTCAGcatttttcattctttgaaGGAGGCGCCGTAAATAATCTTGCCGGTGGCATCTGCGCGGCGATAGCAAACCGCCACGCACGTGTTGTCGCGCGGTCGCCGGGACCGTAGACCCGTCCCGGGTCGGCCCATAAAGCGGGAAGgttggcggggggggggggggggggggggggggggtgttgacTGTTTGAGGCCCAAGGCTGGTATTTTTTTATCACACGGTCCACAAATTCAGCGGGTGCGTGTGACTCGATCCGTCGGCAAACTGGTCCGGTAGGTGTGTTTTTCTAAATGTGTGCTTGCAGACGAGGATGTATTTGCCGTCCAATCGCACGgggacgaggatgggatccgcTTACAGGTGATCCAGCTCCATGATTAAGGTACGTCTTCCGTCATAATTACTTCGGGGAATCTTATTTCGGCCCACGGGACGAGTGGATTGCGGGATTTTAAGGAAGGACAAGAGTTTTTTTGTTCCTTGATGGAGGTTTTAGCTGAGGGTTTTGGGCTCGGAAACTTGGGTCGGAGTTTTAAGATGGTGGCGGGGTTTCGGTTTGGGCTTTGGGACGTGACTCGGGAtttaaaatgagcttttcaagCTGGTGTTATTTATTGTAATTAATGTTTATGTTAGGAAGGTTAGTTGAAGCTATTTTAGTTTTGAGGGAAAACATTCAAGATGGCTTTTATCCTTCAAATTTTCaactagattagattactttaatCATCCcgcatttgggaaatttcattgtcttaGTTGCAAGAGGGTGCGactacagacacaggaaaagaccaTTTAGACATAAACAAATAggtcattaataaataaataaatatataaataaattaataggaATAATGATTTAGTTCTTCAAGGTGGGGTTTTAAAAATGAGCGTTTAAAAAAACGGGTCAAGTTCAAGGGTCGGTGAAGATTTGCAGCCGTCTTTTTAAAGCCAATTTAAGCTAACGTGGGCTAGTTttggccgtgtgcggtcgattcgtcgccggtcttttggttgccagtcttttggttgccggtcttttggtcgcccggacccaaacaacgggcgaccaaaagaccgacgaccaaaagagcagcgacaaaacaaggtaaacaagacggtctacgcatgaataaaagccaacaatggccatgagctgtttcactgagcccacgtacgagtgtataagagtttgtatgtacatgcgttgtccctttaagaagcgacgtcagtcagtcggtcttaacaagttctccaacaaaaaacaataaaagtccaggaaatttggagcttttctttagcctaataatgactagggcattaagtatgactaaatattcatttgcagtttgtatttagggaatttgagcaaccatttaaatggtcattatcaataaccttccgggcgaccaaaagaccggcgaccaatcgaccgtgtaccagttTTGGCCTCCTCGTTTCTACGCCACGACCAATCGTGAGCTTGTGTTTGTCTTCAGCAGCCACTAAATGCATCGCGAGCCTTGGGAGGAAAGACAAAGTGCATCTGACGCTGACAAATGGCCACGCAGGAGGtttgtctccccccccccccgacccaCGTGAAGAGCGCAACGCTAACACGGGCATGGCGCGGATCCGCCTGAACTTGTTAGCGGCGTGCGAAAATACTTGCCGCCGCGGCCTCTGACCTCTCGGAATGCGTACGTACGGACGGCGCACTCACGGTTCTCTTACCGTGCGTTGCAGTGCCACCTGACGGCCTGGCTGGTGACCTCGGtggcggcggccattttgggctCGCTGCAGGTGGGCTACCACACGGGGAACGTCAACGCCCCGGCCAAGGTGAGCCCGTTTCCGTCCGTCCGGCGAGCGGGGGTGAGCGGGAATGACGGCGGGCTGGCCCTTTTCAGATCATCGAGGAGTTCTTCAACCAGACCTGGAAGGACAGACATAACCAGACCATGTCAGAACACAGCCTCACCATGTTATGGTCCGTCTCGGTCAGTATCAAGGACTTGGGCGCCCTGCTGGGCTGCCTGGGCGTCAAATACCTGGCCGACTCTTTTGGACGGTGAGGATTAAACGTCGTAGCAACAGCttcacaatttattcatttatttatgaacttATTTTAGACctatttacatacctgtcaacctctgccaataactgcccttataaatgattatgattccccttacaaaccccccaaaaaccttacaaacaccgtacgagtcgtacggtgtttgtaagtttttggggggtttgtaaggggaatcataatcatttataagggcagttatcggcagaggttgacaggtatgggttttcctgtgtctgtagtctcaccctcttgctactgtgacagtgaaagtctaagtcacgtgtcaaagtggcggcccgggggccaaatctggcccgccgcatcattttgtgtggcccgggaaagtcaatcatgagtgccaactttctgttttaggatcaaattaaaatgaagagtatagatgtatattaaatttccagattttcccccttttaaatcaatcattgtcatttttttaatccattttttctgtttttagttcaaaaatcattttgtaaaatctaaaaatatataaaaaagctaaactaaacattgttttagagctatacaaaactgaatattcagggcttttaatccagttcttttaatctatttataaaaaaatatatctaaatattatatctaaaatggtccggcccacatgaaatggcatttcacgttaatgtggcccacgaaccaacccgggtttgacaccctttggctaagttatctaatctaatgttgtTAACACAATTCAGACTTTTTATActctaaaagtggtgaaatgacaaaaaaaaatacatgacattttcatgtattatgacttttaaatgaacaaaaacgtTCTGGCCGAGAGTAACAAAACGCTTCTATTGGATCTCCGATGTGAAACATTGCGTATAGAACTGGTTCCATCCCATTCTGGActcaaacacattttatcaaGGAACAGTCTTCCGTCACTTCAAATATTGTTCGGTCACCATCACAGTCTCTGGTCAGCAGAACCTTAGCGAACATGAGCCAGGCTTCAACGTAGACCAATGAGTAATCCAAACGTTTTTTGAAAGGAACCCAAAATCTGGACCAAAGAAAGCCAACTGTAGGGTTTCCCAGTGTGAACACGGCCCAAGTTAATCTCAAGACTGTGACCAAGATCTCCAAAGACCAAGACCTGAAAATTCTAACGGTCCGGTCCTCCCCTCTCTCTTTAGGCGCAACTCCATCCTGATCGTCAACTGCTTGTCCATGTTGGGGGCGGGCCTGATGGTGGCCTCCAAGACCATGGAGGCCTTCGAAGCCCTGATCCTGGGCAGGCTGCTCTTCGGTCTCTTCTGCGGCCTGGTCATGAGCCTGAATCCACTCTACATTCAAGAGGTGTCGCCCACCTTACTGAGGGGCGCCTTCGCCACCCTCAACCAGGTGGCCTTCGCCTCGGGGATCTTGCTGGGGATGGTGAGGACCGCCGGAGATGCTGGCCAACGGGTCCCCGGGTTTGACGGgggcccctttttttttttttttttttacaggtgtCCGGACTGGAGACCATGCTGGGAACGGAGAAACTCTGGTCCGTGATGTTGTCCCTGTCCCTGGTCCCGGCACTGGCGCAGTACCTGGTCATGCCGTTCTGCCCCGAGAGTCCTCGCTACCTGCTCATCCACAAGGGCCAGGAGAGTAAAGCCGACGCCGGTAAGACCTCATCTGGGACACCAAAGCCTAACCCGAGTTTCAATCCGTGACTTTTGCTCCAAGTCCTGGTTTCACATGGGGAGGTACTTTGGTGAATTCCACAGATTGCGACTCGTCGCACGATAAAGACAACGAGTCTCCATGACGGTTTTCCTCCGAGTCGTACGCCCTAGGCCGGAATCCTCGGGCTTTGACCGAGTcgtcggtttcaactatgcggAGGCAAACGATCACAAAAATGATCTTTATTGCCCAATTTCGACACTTATGGATCTGCACCAGTCCTAAATACCCCTTTAGAGGATTATTCTATCGTTTaacgcaggggtagggaacctatggctcgggagccatatgtggcttttctgatgggtgcatgtggctcttcgctaacctgtgaggtaaaatatgtatttaaaccgctggtgacagagccgagtcccgaatgcaccaataggagcgtcacgtcggcactatggcgttgacagtacctctaactttaatctttttttttttaaattatatttttattagacttttctgcatgcatattttcattggttagcaactgcgcaacagtgctgtcaaatgaattcatttagtactttaaaagtggtcaaatgacccccaaaaagtcacatctcattttcacatttttacacttaaattctgagtatggctctcaaagaaataacatttgaaaataggaattgcttatgtctctctgtttcaaaaaggttcccgacccctgttttaACGAGTGTGTTAGCGGGActttaaaagacaaaagactCGTTTGAAGGCCCGATTTGAACCTTGGCGTGCAATCTTCTCTCTCTTGTCTAATTGCAATGTGACCGTCCTGCCTTGCAGCCTTGCTGCGACTGCGAGGGAGTCCGGAGAGGGTGCTGGTGGAACTGGAGGAGATTAAAAGCGAGGCCGCTCACGCCAAACTGTCCGTGGGTATCTGCGAGTTTTTCACCAAGCGGAGCTACAGGCAGCCAATCGTCATCGTCCTCTGCATCAACCTGGGCAGCCAGCTGTCGGGGTTCAACGCGGTAAGCGCTAACGAGCCTTAAAACCAACGGTTAGCTCAACAAAATGGCAGATCTTTTCAACCCAGACCGAGTCTTTATGAACCACTCATCCTAacgagggttgcggggggtgcaggagctTACCCCAGCTAGCTACAcgcaccaggcggggaacaccccgagccagtggccagccaatcgcaggccacaatggcaaaaacaaccaatcacactcgtCGCTAGGGGTAATTTCGAccgttagccagctagcctagcattcatgtttttggtatgtgtgaggaaacggagtacctggagaaaacccacgcaagcccaaagacgagatgcaaacttcacacacgaggaccgacttgggatcgaacccagaactacGAGGCCGACACGCGAAACCACTCATACGCCCAGTTCAGGATTCATTTGAAATATATTATAATGTtaagtaaatacaaaaaaacgtattagtttaaaacaaatgcaaaacaagtttgactgttaaaaaaattggataaaaacaAACTGTTTTTAACTACCCTGACAAATTCGTAGGAAAAagtttgaatttattttatcaATCCTTTTTTGTATTCGTGCAAATTTTTCACATGATATTCTAGTAgacaacttaaaaaataaaactactccctgataaaaagaaataacacgctagaaaagttttaaaaagtcattttattattcttcCATGATTTtcagttgaagaaaaaaatctccaaactgGTCAAGTACACGGCTACcgcctttattttgaaagcctAAATCCTTTTCTGTCTTGCAGATCATCAATTATTCCACCAGAATGTTCCAGACCAAATTTGAGGAGGCCAAGTACCTGACCTTGGGGGTCGGGGCCGTCAACGTCATCTTCACGTTGGTGGCAGTTGAGTCCACCAGATTTGGTTTTCGCGCTCACTTcaaaaataatgactttttaaattgatttaatcCTTCTTTTTTTGGCACGGTCAGTTCTTCCTGATGGAAAAAGCCGGAAGGAGGCGACTTCTCTTGATCGGCTTCGTTTTCATCGCCCTGTGCAACCTTCTGATGACGGTGGTGGATTCCGTGGTGGTGAGTTTGGAACTCTTTGTCCTAATGGCAAAATCTCAGGGGGCGTCAATGAAAGCGCTGTTTTTGGGCGGGGCCTTTTATATTATCTAAGTAGAATGTGTATAAGTTGAAGTACTCATCCacaatgaaaatagttcctctttgtttgaTATAAATCCctaaaaacaggttaatgggaattttagtccaagtcctttatCTTCTTGTGGCCGTTGtctgcaatattcgagggattactgcgcAACCACCTGGTTCGTCCCTAAACATCTCATCACCCCAGATACACAAAACAGCGTGCATGCCCACTACTGGCCAACTCAGACACTACgggcaacaataagtctgcaATTAATTCCCGTCATGAATCGGTCCTgagaagaaaaatgaacaatTGGACTCCAAGTATCGAGGCGTACACATCCCTCGAATATTCGTTCATTCCTTTCCCGAaccgctgatcctcacaagggtcgcaagggtgctggaggctatcccagctaactacatgcACTTGGCGGGAGGGGGAGGGATGGACAAAAGACAACCGATCCTAGCTAGGGTCACTTCAGAGCGTTCAagcagctagcctagcctagcatgcatgttttgaggaaaccagagtacctggagaaatcctggggagaaca from Stigmatopora argus isolate UIUO_Sarg chromosome 15, RoL_Sarg_1.0, whole genome shotgun sequence carries:
- the slc2a1c gene encoding solute carrier family 2, facilitated glucose transporter member 1, with translation MATQECHLTAWLVTSVAAAILGSLQVGYHTGNVNAPAKIIEEFFNQTWKDRHNQTMSEHSLTMLWSVSVSIKDLGALLGCLGVKYLADSFGRRNSILIVNCLSMLGAGLMVASKTMEAFEALILGRLLFGLFCGLVMSLNPLYIQEVSPTLLRGAFATLNQVAFASGILLGMVSGLETMLGTEKLWSVMLSLSLVPALAQYLVMPFCPESPRYLLIHKGQESKADAALLRLRGSPERVLVELEEIKSEAAHAKLSVGICEFFTKRSYRQPIVIVLCINLGSQLSGFNAIINYSTRMFQTKFEEAKYLTLGVGAVNVIFTLVAFFLMEKAGRRRLLLIGFVFIALCNLLMTVVDSVVHLVPELGSLQVLLVFCLISAYEVGPGPISWFVAGELFDQPGRSIAMALASMLNWGGKFLLALIFPPLLKVLGGYCYLLFTVTALVGFAFTWFRFPETKGRTFEEIAEEFRGAENLPLHNKNGFNTFS
- the LOC144090179 gene encoding uncharacterized protein LOC144090179; translated protein: MKTGSSTSKMAAWKTSIFSDDRHFGSLPGKEKWPPVSNLVFGKTTLFELALIAPAGLETLGGRLQIKIPKDGVTDKRRISKASPTSPWNRMQRDPFDVKSHR